A genomic window from Plasmodium malariae genome assembly, chromosome: 10 includes:
- the PmUG01_10017900 gene encoding conserved Plasmodium protein, unknown function — MDYTLNDERISNRNKLFRNVINNLVISLYDLQYKFFFVNNKLNNMNESISHADTLDIIQYDLLHIIITFIIDCKALKNLKHIIRRTFVMSNNSTVPHYYYLFEHKKFVHLFRKLEVCIATCEQLNIYLTGQIDRLKDIVSINKHYCTGNKK; from the coding sequence atggaTTATACTTTGAATGATGAAAGGATTTCTAATAGGAATAAACTCTTTCGTAatgtaattaataatttagttATATCTCTTTATGATCTTCAgtataagtttttttttgtaaataataaactaAACAATATGAATGAGTCTATAAGTCATGCTGATACATTGGACATTATTCAATATGAccttttacatataattattacattcATAATTGATTGTAAAGCATTAAAGAATCTTAAACATATTATCAGAAGAACATTTGTTATGTCCAATAACAGTACAGTACcgcattattattatctttttgaacataaaaaatttgtgcATTTATTCAGAAAATTAGAAGTATGTATAGCAACGTGTGAGCAactgaatatatatttgacgGGACAAATCGATAGGTTAAAGGATATTGTCTCGATAAATAAACACTACTGTactggaaataaaaaataa